The following coding sequences are from one Lepisosteus oculatus isolate fLepOcu1 chromosome 19, fLepOcu1.hap2, whole genome shotgun sequence window:
- the card11 gene encoding caspase recruitment domain-containing protein 11, with product MESGCTETVKEDEEALWENVENNRYILARYISPNKLTPYLRQCKVIDEQDEDEVLHSHMLVSKINRTGRLLDILHTKGQRGYVVFLESLEFYYPDLYRLVTGKEPTRRFSTIVVEEGHEGLTQFLMNEVIKLQQQAKAKDVQRVEILGKHQTLEDEHKKLRLVNQELLTFQERYNKMKEERNNCMDELMKVKDDNYNLAMRYAQLSEEKNMAVMRSRDLQLEIDQLKHKLNKVEEECKLERKQSLKLKNDIENRPRKEQVLELERENEVLKMKVQELQSILQPGKQVLPDSEKAILDILEHDRQEALEDRQELVNRLYNLHEEVRQAEELRDKYLEEKEDLELKCSTLVKDCEMYKNRMNTIMIQLEEVERERDQAFRARDEAQNQFSQCLIDKDKYRKQIRELEERSDELHIEIVRKEARIVNLESKLRRLYKDANCLDQSLPRDIPITIMSQTFGPQDPKPNGQEEESDEESPEDNKFFQPEPRLKRRPNLKGLTNVRVKSPITVSKPPDFQAALAVLTPGELSDGASTGTDTASTTTNMNTSEVLNKHLLRCRNDSIMSTTAEPPGNDSIVRRNKEGDHETQPRSLMDYDSDSVDLCDEDTDTFSHGPPSVHSSSSSHQSEGLDSYDLEQVNNIFRKFSLERPFRPSVTSFSRVSNTLRPVQDLSLPGDSLLSEITLVGGNDSGIFVSSVQPGSNAEMAGLREGHHLLLLEGCIRGENQKVPLDACTKEEARWTLQRCNGTIKLHFRSNFDAYRKLMKDLEDGSLVSGDSFYIRLNLNISGQSDSCSMCMKCDEIVHVLDTMYQDKCEWLCARVDPFTDKDLEKGTIPSFSRAQQLLLVKIQKLMCRGSRDETENLRTLRNTLQPEESPPPPDPKSSPRLSRASFFIGQILQFVSRTENKYKRMNSTERVRIVSAGTSSLPRPSFESVKTDDLDTENDLNKSLNLIPYSLVTPHHCQRKRPVLFAPNSLAKTIVQKFLNLGGAMEFNICKPDILTKEEFLQKQKIEPIIYSKEKHANTYECITTENIEAVAAKNKHCLLEAELSCTKDLIRREIYPIIIYIKVCEKNVKKFRRLPLKLDSEDEFLRKCRSKEKELESLPCLYATVEADSWSGVEDLLKVIKDKILDEQKKTVWIEQDLL from the exons TGGAGGAAGGTCATGAGGGGCTGACACAGTTCCTCATGAACGAGGTGATCAAACTTCAGCAGCAGGCCAAGGCCAAGGATGTGCAGCGTGTGGAAATCTTGGGAAAGCACCAGACTCTGGAAGATGAGCACAAGAAACTCCGTCTAGTCAATCAAGAGCTGCTCACCTTCCAGGAGCGCTACAACAAGATGAAAGAGGAGAGGAATAACTGCATGGATGAGCTCATGAAAGTCAAGGATGACAATTACAACCTGGCTATGCGCTACGCCCAACTTAGTGAGGAGAAGAACATGGCTGTCATGAGGAGCCGTGACCTCCAGCTTGAG attgACCAGTTAAAGCACAAGCTGAACAAGGTGGAAGAGGAGTGTAAGCTAGAAAGGAAGCAGTCACTGAAGCTAAAGAATGACATTGAGAATCGACCTCGCAAagagcaggtcctggagctgGAGAGGGAGAATGAAGTGCTGAAGATGAAGGTTCAGGAGCTGCAGTCCATTCTACAG CCTGGAAAGCAGGTCCTGCCAGACTCAGAGAAGGCTATACTGGATATCCTAGAGCATGACAGGCAGGAGGCTCTGGAGGATCGACAGGAACTTGTTAACAGGCTGTATAACCTACATGAAGAAGTACGCCAGGCGGAAGAGCTAAGGGACAAG TACTTGGAAGAAAAAGAGGATCTGGAGCTGAAATGTTCCACACTGGTAAAGGACTGCGAAATGTACAAGAACCGCATGAATACCATCATGATCCAACTGGAAGAGGTGGAGAGGGAGCGGGATCAG GCCTTCCGTGCCCGTGATGAAGCCCAGAACCAGTTCTCTCAGTGCCTCATTGATAAAGACAAGTACAGGAAGCAGATCCGTGAACTGGAGGAGAGGAGTGATGAACTGCATATTGAGATTGTGCGGAAGGAGGCCAGAATTGTCAACCTAGAGTCTAAACTCCGACGCCTTTACAAGGATGCCAATTGCTTGGATCAG AGTTTACCCCGAGACATTCCCATAACAATCATGTCCCAGACCTTTGGACCTCAAGACCCAAAACCCAATGGCCAAGAAGAGGAATCTGATGAGGAATCTCCTGAAGACAATAAGTTCTTTCAGCCTGAACCTCGGCTAAAACGCAGGCCTAACCTCAAAGGACTGACA aatgTAAGAGTGAAGTCTCCAATCACTGTTAGTAAGCCACCAGATTTTCAAG CCGCGTTAGCTGTATTAACTCCTGGGGAACTGTCTGATGGGGCTAGCACAGGGACAGACACCGCCTCTACAACCACAAACATGAACACATCTGAAGTGTTGAATAAACAT CTCTTACGGTGTCGAAATGACAGTATAATGTCCACAACCGCAGAGCCACCAGGGAATGACTCCATTGTCAGACGTAATAAAGAAGGGGATCATGAAACTCAACCAAGAAG CTTAATGGATTATGATTCTGACAGTGTGGATCTTTGTG ATGAAGACACTGACACATTCTCCCATGGGCCTCCATCTGTCCACTCTTCTTCATCTTCTCATCAGTCTGAGGGCCTGGACTCATATGACCTAGAGCAAGTCAACAACATTTTCAGGAAGTTTTCACTTGAACG GCCCTTTAGGCCCTCAGTTACCTCATTCAGCCGTGTCAGCAATACCCTGAGGCCTGTGCAGGATCTTTCTCTTCCTGGGGACTCTCTGTTGTCGGAGATCACTCTAGTTGGAGGAAACGACAGTGGGATTTTTGTCTCCTCTGTCCAGCCAGGCTCCAATGCAGAGATGGCTGGGCTGAGAGAGGGCCATCATCTCCTGCTG CTTGAAGGTTGTATAAGAGGAGAAAACCAGAAGGTCCCTCTTGATGCTTGTACTAAAGAAGAGGCTCGCTGGACACTGCAGAGGTGCAATGGAACAATCAAGCTGCATTTCAGATCCAACTTTGATG CTTACAGGAAGCTGATGAAAGATCTGGAAGATGGGTCCCTGGTATCTGGAGACTCCTTCTACATTCGACTGAACCTGAATATCTCAGGACAGTCTGACAGCTGCTCTATGTGCATGAAGTGCGACGAGATTGTACATGTGCTGGATACCATGTACCAAGACAAGTGTGAATGGCTGTGTGCACGAGTCGACCCCTTTACAGACAAGGATCTGGAGAAAGGCACTATCCCAAGCTTTTCCAG GGCTCAGCAGCTGCTTCTTGTAAAAATTCAGAAGCTAATGTGCAGAGGGAGCAGAGATGAGACAGAAAATCTGCGTACACTCAGG AATACGTTGCAGCCAGAGGAGTCTCCACCTCCCCCAGATCCAAAATCCAGCCCACGTCTGTCTAGGGCAAGCTTTTTCATCGGTCAGATCTTACAA TTTGTAAGCAGGACAGAGAACAAGTATAAGAGGATGAACAGCACAGAGAGAGTGAGGATCGTTAGCGCTGGGACCTCCTCACTTCCACGGCCCAGTTTTGAATCAGTGAAGACAGATG ACTTGGACACAGAGAATGACCTGAACAAGAGTTTAAACTTGATTCCATACAGCTTGGTGACTCCGCATCATTGCCAGCGTAAACGACCTGTCCTTTTTGCACCAAACAGTCTGGCCAAGACTATTGTACAGAAGTTCCTCAATTTAGGAGGAGCCATGGAATTCAACATATGCAAGCCag ATATTCTGACAAAGGAAGAGTTTCTTCAGAAGCAAAAGATAGAGCCTATCATATATTCAAAAGAGAAGCATGCCAATACATATGAATGTATCACAACAGAAAACATTGAAGCTGTTGCTGCCAAG AATAAGCATTGCTTGTTGGAAGCTGAACTCAGCTGCACAAAAGATTTGATCCGAAGGGAAATCTATCCCATCATCATCTACATCAAAGTCTGTGAAAAGAACGTCAAGAAATTCAG GAGACTGCCATTAAAGCTAGATTCTGAGGACGAGTTTCTGAGAAAGTGTCGCTCAAAGGAAAAGGAACTGGAGTCCCTCCCTTGTCTCTATGCTACAGTGGAAGCTGATTCTTGGAGTGGAGTTGAGGACCTCTTGAAAGTTATCAAGGACAAAATCCTGGATGAACAGAAGAAGACAGTGTGGATTGAACAGGACCTTCTCTAG